Proteins from a genomic interval of Candidatus Methylomirabilota bacterium:
- the thrS gene encoding threonine--tRNA ligase, with protein sequence MSEESRHLSFAGEFDCLPEPLPTLRHSTSHVMAQAVKRLFPEVKVAIGPAIEDGFYYDFLKAEPFSPEDLARIEETMREIVKADYPFTREEMPREGAIAFFEERGEPFKVEILRGIDAPVVSIYRQGDFLDLCRGPHVASTGQLKAFKLLSSSGAYWRGDEKNPMLQRIYGTAWLTQEELDKHLWRLEEAKKRDHRKLGRELDLFDFYDIAPGAPFWLPGGMVLVRELEKYARESLDQRGYQEISTPLLVNKKLWVQSGHWDLYQDNMFKFEVEDEVFSLKPMNCPESTFVYKRALRSYRDLPLRYSEMGRCHRNERSGALSGLVRVRQFTQDDAHLYCRPEQVQSEITDLLELVREWYGTFNLQPSYRLATRPPDKLGSEQQWDQAEDALHQALRANGLTCDLDKGGGAFYGPKIDIDVEDALGRQWQLATIQVDLTMLPERMQCEYIDADGQPKRPVVIHRAIFGSYERFVAILTEHFAGAFPTWLAPVQARVLPISEKHAEYGRRVFAALRAARIRAELDDRNEKLGYRVRDAQIRKVPYVLVVGEREAQAGTASLRRRGGEDVGAVPLERIVAELTAEIAGRSATLTVGRAV encoded by the coding sequence ATGTCTGAGGAGTCTCGCCACCTGAGCTTCGCGGGGGAATTCGACTGCCTGCCCGAGCCCCTGCCGACCCTGCGGCACTCCACCTCCCACGTGATGGCCCAGGCGGTGAAGCGGCTGTTCCCCGAGGTCAAGGTCGCGATCGGGCCGGCCATCGAGGACGGCTTCTACTACGACTTCCTCAAGGCCGAGCCGTTCTCGCCGGAGGATCTCGCGCGCATCGAGGAGACCATGCGCGAGATCGTGAAGGCCGACTACCCGTTCACGCGCGAGGAGATGCCGCGCGAGGGCGCCATCGCCTTCTTCGAGGAGCGCGGCGAGCCGTTCAAGGTGGAGATCCTGCGCGGCATCGACGCGCCGGTGGTGTCCATCTACCGGCAGGGCGACTTCCTCGATCTCTGCCGGGGCCCGCACGTGGCGTCCACCGGTCAGCTGAAGGCATTCAAGCTGCTCTCGTCCTCCGGCGCCTACTGGCGCGGCGACGAGAAGAACCCGATGCTGCAGCGGATCTACGGCACCGCCTGGCTCACCCAGGAGGAGCTCGACAAGCACCTCTGGCGGCTCGAGGAGGCGAAGAAGCGCGATCACCGCAAGCTCGGGCGCGAGCTCGACCTGTTCGACTTCTACGACATCGCCCCCGGCGCGCCGTTCTGGCTGCCGGGCGGCATGGTGCTGGTGCGCGAGCTGGAGAAGTACGCCCGCGAGTCCCTCGATCAGCGGGGCTACCAGGAGATCTCGACCCCGCTGCTGGTGAACAAGAAGCTGTGGGTGCAGTCCGGGCACTGGGACCTCTACCAGGACAACATGTTCAAGTTCGAGGTCGAGGACGAGGTCTTCAGCCTCAAGCCGATGAACTGCCCCGAGTCGACCTTCGTGTACAAGCGTGCGCTCCGCTCCTACCGCGATCTGCCCCTGCGCTACTCGGAGATGGGCCGCTGCCACCGCAACGAGCGGTCGGGTGCCCTGTCCGGGCTGGTGCGGGTGCGCCAGTTCACGCAGGACGACGCCCATCTCTACTGCCGGCCGGAGCAGGTCCAGTCCGAGATCACCGACCTGCTCGAGCTGGTCCGGGAGTGGTACGGCACCTTCAACCTGCAGCCGTCGTACCGGCTGGCCACGCGGCCGCCCGACAAGCTCGGCAGCGAGCAGCAGTGGGACCAGGCGGAGGACGCGCTCCACCAGGCGCTACGGGCGAACGGGCTGACCTGCGACCTGGACAAGGGCGGCGGCGCCTTCTACGGCCCCAAGATCGACATCGACGTGGAGGACGCGCTGGGCCGCCAGTGGCAGCTCGCCACCATCCAGGTGGATCTGACGATGCTGCCCGAGCGCATGCAGTGCGAGTACATCGACGCGGACGGCCAGCCCAAGCGCCCGGTCGTGATCCATCGCGCGATCTTCGGCTCCTACGAGCGCTTCGTGGCGATCCTCACCGAGCACTTCGCCGGCGCGTTCCCGACGTGGCTGGCGCCGGTGCAGGCGCGGGTCCTGCCGATCAGCGAGAAGCACGCCGAGTACGGCCGGCGCGTGTTCGCGGCGTTGCGGGCCGCGCGCATCCGCGCCGAGCTGGACGACCGCAACGAGAAGCTGGGCTACCGCGTGCGCGACGCCCAGATCCGGAAGGTCCCCTACGTGCTGGTCGTGGGAGAGCGGGAGGCCCAGGCCGGCACCGCCAGCCTGCGCCGCCGCGGCGGCGAGGACGTGGGCGCGGTGCCGCTGGAGCGCATCGTGGCCGAGCTCACCGCGGAGATCGCCGGCCGTTCCGCCACCCTCACCGTGGGCCGCGCGGTCTAG
- the infC gene encoding translation initiation factor IF-3 produces MRINEGIRVREVRVVSADGEQLGVMPIQQALDLARQRDMDLVEVAAEAQPPVCRIMDFGKYKYMQSRRQKDARKKQTTIQVKEVKLGPKTDTHDFDFKAKHVRRFLEEGNKAKVTVRFKGREMAHTELGWKMLNKMMEGMSDIAVIENHPRMEGRMLSMILSPKPH; encoded by the coding sequence ATCCGGATCAATGAAGGCATTCGGGTGAGGGAAGTGCGGGTCGTGAGCGCCGACGGCGAGCAGCTGGGGGTCATGCCGATCCAGCAGGCGCTCGATCTGGCGCGGCAGCGGGACATGGATCTGGTCGAGGTGGCCGCCGAGGCACAGCCCCCGGTGTGCCGGATCATGGACTTCGGCAAGTACAAGTACATGCAGTCGCGGCGGCAGAAGGACGCGCGGAAGAAGCAGACCACGATCCAGGTCAAGGAAGTCAAGCTCGGACCCAAGACCGACACGCACGACTTCGACTTCAAGGCCAAGCACGTGCGGCGCTTCCTGGAGGAAGGCAACAAGGCCAAGGTGACGGTGCGCTTCAAGGGCCGCGAGATGGCCCACACCGAGCTGGGCTGGAAGATGCTGAACAAGATGATGGAAGGCATGTCCGACATCGCGGTCATCGAGAATCATCCGCGGATGGAAGGCCGGATGCTGAGCATGATCCTGTCGCCCAAGCCGCACTAG
- the rpmI gene encoding 50S ribosomal protein L35, producing MPKIKTKRAAAKRLKATGTGKLKRSRGWKRHKLEGKGPKRKRRLRKPTLVSKADQPRLKALVPYL from the coding sequence ATGCCGAAGATCAAGACGAAGCGGGCCGCCGCGAAGCGGCTCAAGGCCACCGGGACGGGCAAGCTGAAGCGCAGTCGCGGCTGGAAGCGGCACAAACTCGAGGGCAAGGGGCCGAAGCGCAAGCGCCGCCTCCGCAAGCCGACGCTGGTCTCGAAGGCGGACCAGCCGCGTCTGAAGGCCCTCGTTCCGTACCTCTAA
- the rplT gene encoding 50S ribosomal protein L20: MPRAKGGAKTRQRRKKILKQAKGYFGGRRKLYRPAAETVLRAGAFAYKGRKQKKRRARALWIIRVNAACRQLGLSYSVFMAGLKKAGIALDRKILAELAVSDPTAFAKLAETARAQRA, encoded by the coding sequence ATGCCACGGGCAAAGGGCGGGGCCAAGACCCGCCAGCGCAGGAAGAAGATCCTCAAGCAGGCGAAAGGCTACTTCGGCGGTCGCCGCAAGCTGTACCGTCCGGCCGCGGAGACGGTGCTGCGCGCCGGCGCCTTCGCCTACAAGGGACGCAAGCAGAAGAAGCGGCGCGCCCGCGCGCTCTGGATCATCCGGGTGAACGCGGCGTGCCGACAGCTCGGGCTGTCGTACTCCGTCTTCATGGCCGGGCTCAAGAAGGCCGGCATCGCGCTGGATCGCAAGATCCTGGCCGAGCTGGCGGTGTCCGACCCCACGGCGTTCGCCAAGCTGGCCGAGACGGCTCGCGCCCAGCGCGCCTGA
- the pheS gene encoding phenylalanine--tRNA ligase subunit alpha: MAEDPRVQEVLERALAEVAGARSTSDLEQVRVRVLGRAGQLTAVLRSLGGIPAAERPKVGEQANRAKTEIEAAIAARLESLRAEEHRRTLEIDRPDLTLPGRGPIPGPVHPITRVTEEIIEVFEGLGFSVAEGPEVESDYYNFAALNFPVDHPARDMQDTFHLSADTLLRTHTSPVQIRTMKAQRPPVRVICLGKVYRRDILDATHSPMFHQVEGLAVDRHITMADLKATLQLFAREMFGPRSAVRFRPSFFPFTEPSAEVDVRCFKCGGDGCRFCRESGWLEILGSGMVHPNVLRNVGYDPEEVTGWAFGMGIDRIALLKYEIDDIRLFFDNDLRFLQQFAGLPGR, translated from the coding sequence GTGGCGGAGGACCCGCGGGTCCAGGAGGTCCTCGAGCGGGCCCTGGCGGAGGTCGCCGGGGCCCGCTCCACGTCCGACCTCGAGCAGGTGCGGGTGCGCGTGCTCGGGCGGGCGGGTCAGCTCACCGCCGTGCTGCGCTCGCTCGGCGGCATCCCGGCGGCCGAGCGGCCGAAGGTCGGCGAGCAGGCCAACCGGGCCAAGACCGAGATCGAGGCCGCCATCGCGGCGCGCCTCGAGTCGCTGAGGGCGGAGGAGCATCGCCGCACGCTCGAGATCGACCGGCCCGATCTCACGCTGCCCGGGCGGGGGCCCATCCCGGGGCCGGTCCATCCGATCACCCGGGTGACCGAGGAGATCATCGAGGTGTTCGAGGGGCTCGGCTTCTCGGTCGCGGAAGGCCCCGAGGTCGAGTCGGACTACTACAACTTCGCCGCGCTCAACTTCCCCGTCGACCATCCCGCGCGCGACATGCAGGACACCTTTCACCTCTCCGCGGACACGCTGCTGCGTACGCACACCTCGCCGGTGCAGATCCGCACCATGAAGGCACAGCGGCCGCCGGTGCGGGTGATCTGCCTGGGCAAGGTCTACCGGCGCGACATCCTGGACGCCACCCACTCGCCGATGTTCCACCAGGTCGAGGGGCTCGCGGTGGATCGGCACATCACCATGGCCGATCTGAAGGCCACGCTGCAGCTCTTCGCGCGCGAGATGTTCGGGCCGCGCTCGGCGGTGCGCTTCCGGCCGTCGTTCTTTCCGTTCACCGAGCCCTCCGCCGAGGTGGACGTGCGCTGCTTCAAGTGCGGCGGCGACGGGTGCCGCTTCTGCAGGGAATCGGGCTGGCTCGAGATCCTGGGCTCCGGGATGGTGCACCCCAACGTGCTCCGCAACGTCGGCTACGACCCGGAAGAGGTCACCGGCTGGGCCTTCGGCATGGGGATCGATCGCATCGCCCTGCTCAAGTACGAGATCGACGACATCCGGCTCTTCTTCGACAACGATCTGCGCTTCCTGCAGCAGTTCGCGGGGCTGCCCGGCCGGTGA
- the pheT gene encoding phenylalanine--tRNA ligase subunit beta — protein sequence MKITYRWLQEFVETDLDARAVADRLTNAGIGVEQVAPVVEGLSGVVVGEIEAIERDLGVSAAGHHNRLVRVALPDRHFSVVCGAPNAAVGGRAAFAPPGARLPGLGEVKAARIRGVVSEGILCSEKELGVSDDHSGILLLPAEAPRGADLSTYLGLDDWILDIEITPNRPDALSVVGVAREVAALTGAPFRFPKVAVAEGETEASALAALDIEATDLCPRFCARVITGLTVKPSPPWLAQRLRAVGLRPINNLVDVTNYIMWEMGQPLHAFDLDALAQHTVVVRRARPGERIKTLDGQERALGPDMAMVCDPERAVGIGGVMGGADSEVTASTTRVLLEAAYWDPGSIRRTSRALGLSTDAAYRFERGGDVEAPPDVLARAAQLMVDLGGGAVARGVLDAYPAPRPHRRLGLRLARVERVIGASPSREEAVRILQALGFAVDDSGEELQVVVPSFRRDVHQEDDLVEEITRIWGYDKIPLTLAGGGEIIPVKRPPGLRVARAMSRALNAAGLYECVSWSFVDPDRLARMGWRDPSALIPLQNPLSVERSVLRPSLLPGLLEILAINANRQTPDARLFEVGHVFAPHRPEDGDRPAHEDLRLGIALTGLRAPRAWFNPARERVDVYDAKGMAQAALAAAGVTDADTVPFADDRAPAYLEPGRAARLVRGGQELGYFGEASRAAREAFDLPAPVFVAELSVTTLAALPPATARYEPLPRFPAVQRDLAIVVGADVTAGQVEAAIRGMNLPLLTRISLFDVYTGGQVGAGKRSLAWSLTFQAPDRTLTDAEVNRLHERIVAEIARRFQAEVRGA from the coding sequence GTGAAGATCACCTACCGGTGGCTTCAGGAGTTCGTCGAGACCGATCTCGACGCGCGCGCGGTGGCCGACCGCCTCACCAACGCGGGCATCGGCGTCGAGCAGGTGGCCCCGGTGGTGGAGGGCCTGTCCGGAGTGGTGGTCGGCGAGATCGAGGCGATCGAGCGCGATCTCGGGGTGAGCGCGGCCGGTCATCACAATCGGCTCGTGCGCGTGGCGCTGCCCGACCGCCACTTCTCGGTGGTGTGCGGCGCGCCCAACGCCGCGGTCGGCGGGCGGGCCGCCTTCGCGCCGCCCGGGGCGCGGCTGCCCGGCCTGGGCGAGGTGAAAGCGGCGAGGATCCGCGGCGTCGTCTCGGAGGGCATCCTGTGCTCCGAGAAGGAGCTCGGGGTCAGCGACGACCACAGCGGCATCCTGCTGCTGCCCGCCGAGGCCCCGCGGGGCGCGGATCTCTCGACCTACCTCGGGCTCGACGACTGGATCCTCGACATCGAGATCACGCCCAACCGCCCGGACGCGCTCTCGGTGGTGGGCGTGGCCCGCGAGGTGGCGGCCCTGACCGGGGCGCCGTTCCGCTTCCCCAAGGTCGCGGTCGCGGAGGGGGAGACCGAGGCGTCCGCGCTGGCCGCCCTGGACATCGAGGCCACCGACCTGTGTCCGCGGTTCTGCGCCCGCGTGATCACCGGCCTCACCGTGAAGCCGTCGCCGCCGTGGCTGGCCCAGCGCCTGCGCGCGGTGGGTCTGCGCCCGATCAACAACCTGGTCGACGTGACCAACTACATCATGTGGGAGATGGGCCAGCCGCTGCACGCGTTCGACCTCGACGCGCTGGCCCAGCACACCGTGGTGGTGCGCCGGGCCCGCCCGGGCGAGCGGATCAAGACCCTGGACGGCCAGGAGCGCGCGCTCGGCCCCGACATGGCGATGGTGTGCGATCCCGAGCGCGCGGTTGGCATCGGCGGGGTGATGGGCGGGGCCGATAGCGAGGTGACCGCGTCGACCACCCGCGTGCTCCTCGAAGCCGCGTACTGGGATCCGGGCTCGATCCGTCGGACGTCGAGGGCGCTCGGGCTCTCCACCGATGCCGCGTATCGATTCGAGCGCGGCGGCGATGTCGAGGCGCCGCCCGACGTGCTGGCCCGCGCCGCGCAGCTCATGGTCGATCTGGGCGGCGGCGCGGTCGCGCGCGGCGTGCTCGACGCCTATCCGGCGCCGCGGCCGCACCGTCGCCTCGGGCTCCGTCTGGCTCGGGTGGAGCGGGTCATCGGCGCGAGCCCCTCGCGCGAGGAGGCGGTGCGGATCCTGCAGGCCCTGGGCTTCGCGGTCGACGACTCGGGCGAGGAGCTGCAGGTGGTGGTGCCGAGCTTCCGCCGCGACGTCCACCAGGAGGACGACCTCGTCGAGGAGATCACCCGGATCTGGGGCTACGACAAGATCCCGCTCACCCTGGCCGGGGGCGGCGAGATCATCCCGGTCAAGCGTCCGCCGGGCCTGCGGGTGGCGCGGGCGATGAGCCGGGCGCTGAACGCGGCCGGCCTCTACGAGTGCGTGAGCTGGAGCTTCGTGGACCCGGACCGGCTCGCGCGCATGGGCTGGCGCGACCCGTCGGCGCTGATCCCGCTGCAGAACCCGCTCTCGGTCGAGCGGTCGGTGCTGCGGCCCTCGCTGCTGCCCGGGCTGCTCGAGATCCTCGCCATCAACGCGAACCGGCAGACGCCCGACGCGCGCCTGTTCGAGGTGGGCCACGTCTTCGCGCCGCATCGTCCGGAGGACGGCGACCGGCCCGCCCACGAGGATCTGCGCCTCGGCATCGCGCTGACCGGTCTGCGCGCGCCGCGCGCCTGGTTCAACCCCGCGCGCGAGCGGGTCGACGTCTACGACGCCAAGGGCATGGCGCAGGCCGCGCTGGCCGCGGCCGGGGTCACCGACGCCGACACCGTGCCGTTCGCGGACGATCGCGCGCCCGCGTACCTCGAGCCCGGGCGCGCGGCCCGGCTCGTGCGCGGCGGGCAAGAGCTGGGCTACTTCGGGGAGGCGTCGCGCGCGGCGCGCGAGGCGTTCGATCTGCCCGCGCCGGTCTTCGTGGCCGAGCTGTCGGTGACGACGCTGGCCGCGCTCCCGCCCGCGACCGCGCGCTACGAGCCGCTGCCGCGCTTCCCGGCCGTCCAGCGGGATCTGGCGATCGTGGTGGGCGCCGACGTGACCGCGGGGCAGGTGGAGGCGGCGATTCGCGGCATGAACCTGCCACTGCTCACCCGCATCAGTCTCTTCGACGTGTACACTGGCGGCCAGGTCGGCGCGGGCAAGCGCAGTCTCGCCTGGAGCCTCACGTTCCAGGCACCCGATCGCACCCTCACCGACGCGGAGGTGAACCGGCTGCACGAGCGGATCGTGGCCGAGATCGCGCGGCGCTTCCAGGCCGAGGTGCGCGGCGCATGA
- the zapB gene encoding cell division protein ZapB, with amino-acid sequence MAEGLVERLEQLEKSVRRAAETITRLRKERDGLQAKVAGLEAKLTGADGDRAELASLRQERKEVLAQVDGILKELDRLDIQ; translated from the coding sequence ATGGCCGAAGGGCTGGTGGAGCGGCTCGAGCAGCTCGAGAAGTCGGTGCGGCGGGCCGCCGAGACGATCACGCGGCTGCGCAAGGAGCGCGACGGCCTGCAGGCCAAGGTGGCCGGCCTCGAGGCCAAGCTCACCGGCGCGGACGGCGATCGTGCCGAGCTGGCGAGCCTGCGGCAGGAGCGGAAGGAAGTGCTGGCGCAGGTCGACGGCATTCTCAAGGAGCTGGACCGCCTGGACATTCAGTAA
- a CDS encoding cell division protein ZapA: MAEKQRVDIEILGQKYPIRSEEAPDYVRQLASFVDRRAREIRGDAPGQDSVRVLALAALDITDELFRLRDERKEQDVDQKDVSARLGALRQLLDAVVPEK; the protein is encoded by the coding sequence ATGGCCGAGAAACAGCGCGTCGACATCGAGATCCTGGGCCAGAAGTATCCGATCCGTAGCGAGGAGGCGCCCGACTACGTCCGTCAGCTCGCGTCCTTCGTCGACCGGCGGGCGCGCGAGATCCGGGGCGACGCGCCCGGCCAGGACTCGGTGCGCGTGCTCGCCCTCGCCGCGCTCGACATCACCGACGAGCTGTTCCGCCTGCGCGACGAGCGGAAGGAGCAGGATGTCGACCAGAAGGACGTGAGCGCCCGTCTCGGCGCACTGCGGCAATTGCTCGACGCCGTCGTGCCGGAGAAGTGA